In a genomic window of Phaeodactylum tricornutum CCAP 1055/1 chromosome 6, whole genome shotgun sequence:
- a CDS encoding predicted protein — MTNEFKLDEFAGALRSHVSLNATESSLKGRQTSSKQVHASNEVKNFIPMSQQAVSRENHDSKKAATTADDLASTYDRWSLLDDSKIDYGYLAKTGGVAPPQASHSKSSFYLTTAINYTNGPAHMGHAYEAATSDVIVRYQRLLGTHPVYFVTGADEHGQKIAQTAADAGKVPIDICDQYVTGFQVLNQRILIANDDYVRTTSARHKQLAQTLWQRCADAGDIYLDTYSGWYNVREETFVTDMEAQQLDYKDPTSGLPLKQVEEESYFFKMSKYHAQLVAHIESNPEFIQPDAHRNQILARLHTDELRDLSISRTTFSWGIPVPQNFKNNHVMYVWVDALSNYLTGIDYFGHQGTLLKSFWPASVHIIGKDILWFHTVIWPCLLLSAGIPLAHQVFAHGFVNDREGKKMSKSLGNVVDPHDMLDKFDVDTFRWYLCKEAPFGGELSFSEESMRDMHNADLCDTIGNLVHRATNLCQKYCDGVVPDVPPPTNPPINLASVIKTFQARMDKLELQAGATVVIGAFRDVNGFLQEEAPWLKKGDEHTETRRITVRACLEAIYALSHLLLPFLPQSMLKVFQKFNTKAIALVDLDVNCRNLESGCTIEVGGVLFTKSLSDAELKTVEKNGTKQKESHVEAQKRKKEEK, encoded by the exons ATGACGAATGAATTCAAGTTGGACGAGTTTGCTGGAGCACTGCGCTCGCACGTCTCCTTGAATGCGACAGAATCATCCTTGAAAGGCCGCCAAACGAGTTCGAAACAAGTGCATGCTTCGAACGAAGTGAAAAACTTCATACCAATGTCTCAGCAAGCTGTATCACGGGAAAACCACGACTCGAAAAAAGCGGCAACGACGGCGGATGATCTGGCCAGCACGTACGATCGATGGTCTCTTTTGGACGATAGCAAAATCGACTACGGCTATCTTGCCAAGACGGGCGGTGTCGCGCCTCCACAAGCCTCCCATAGCAAATCTTCCTTCTACTTGACCACCGCCATCAACTACACCAACGGTCCTGCGCATATGGGTCATGCCTACGAGGCCGCCACTTCCGACGTGATCGTGCGCTACCAGCGTCTCCTGGGAACCCATCCCGTGTACTTTGTGACAGGCGCCGACGAACATGGACAAAAGATTGCTCAAACAGCCGCGGATGCCGGAAAGGTACCCATCGATATTTGTGATCAATATGTGACGGGATTTCAAGTTTTGAATCAACGCATTTTAATTGCTAATGATGATTACGTGCGGACGACATCGGCTCGTCACAAACAGTTAGCACAAACGCTCTGGCAAAGGTGTGCCGATGCCGGTGACATATATTTAGATACCTATTCGGGGTGGTACAATGTGCGCGAAGAAACCTTTGTGACAGATATGGAAGCCCAGCAGCTGGACTACAAAGATCCCACTTCCGGACTTCCGCTGAAACAAGTTGAAGAAGAATCGTactttttcaaaatgtcCAAGTATCACGCCCAACTCGTGGCACACATTGAATCTAATCCAGAATTTATTCAGCCCGACGCTCATCGTAATCAGATTCTTGCACGCCTCCATACTGATGAGCTTCGCGATCTGTCGATTTCGCGTACGACCTTTTCTTGGGGTATTCCTGTCCCCcaaaatttcaaaaacaacCACGTCATGTATGTTTGGGTGGATGCTCTGTCCAATTATTTGACGGGGATTGATTACTTCGGCCACCAAGGAACACTGCTGAAATCCTTTTGGCCAGCCAGCGTCCATATCATCGGCAAAGATATTTTGTGGTTCCACACTGTGATTTGGCCATGTTTGCTCCTCTCGGCCGGGATCCCACTCGCTCATCAAGTTTTTGCGCATGGCTTTGTGAACGACAGAGAAGGTAAGAAAATGTCCAAAAGCTTGGGCAATGTTGTGGATCCACACGACATGCTCGATAAGTTTGATGTGGATACCTTTCGATG GTACCTGTGCAAGGAAGCCCCTTTTGGAGGAGAACTTTCGTTCAGCGAAGAATCGATGCGCGACATGCACAATGCTGACCTCTGCGATACAATCGGAAATTTGGTACATCGAGCAACAAATCTTTGCCAAAAGTATTGCGATGGGGTGGTTCCTGACGTTCCTCCTCCGACCAATCCACCCATCAATCTGGCCAGTGTCATTAAAACGTTTCAAGCTCGCATGGACAAATTGGAATTGCAAGCGGGTGCCACCGTAGTAATTGGGGCCTTTCGAGATGTGAATGGTTTCTTGCAAGAGGAAGCGCCATGGCTGAAAAAGGGCGACGAACACACGGAAACTCGCCGGATCACCGTGCGAGCTTGCCTTGAGGCTATTTATGCGCTTTCGCACTTGTTGCTACCGTTTCTGCCCCAAAGCATGCTGAAAGTGTTTCAAAAGTTCAACACTAAGGCGATTGCGCTGGTAGATCTGGACGTGAACTGTCGCAACCTAGAGTCGGGATGCACAATCGAAGTAGGCGGCGTACTCTTCACGAAGTCTTTGTCGGATGCAGAGTTGAAAACTGTGGAGAAAAATGGTACGAAGCAGAAGGAAAGTCATGTGGAAGCGCAGAAACgtaaaaaagaagaaaag
- the Rab18 gene encoding predicted protein (Rab-type small GTPase, ortholog of T. pseudonana TPS_100340, most similar to HsRab18 and AtRabC subtypes among human and plant small GTPases.) produces MAAPPPQTFPYDYLFKVLIIGDASVGKSSMLLRFTDDSFDEHIQSTIGVDFKVKHLEVEGKRVKLTIWDTAGQERFRTLTSSYYRGAHGVVLVYDVTRTDSFENLQQWLKEVQMYSPGNGESVVKLLVGNKCDLERQVPFEEADAWARSQGMLFLEASAKTRLGIRQVFTEVVKKMLENPETLATAVPGRPKVQIKPQHARPNMMDDEESGCC; encoded by the exons ATGGCTGCTCCACCACCGCAAACGTTTCCGTACGATTACTTGTTCAAAGTTTTGATAATTGGGGATGCTTCGGTTGGAAAG TCCTCTATGCTGTTACGGTTTACGGACGATTCGTTTGACGAACACATTCAGTCCACGATCGGGGTGGACTTTAAAGTAAAGCACCTGGAAGTCGAGGGCAAACGAGTCAAGCTCACTATTTGGGATACCGCCGGACAGGAACGTTTCCGAACACTAACTAGCAGCTACTATCGCGGCGCCCACGGCGTTGTCTTGGTCTACGACGTGACACGGACCGATAGCTTTGAGAATTTGCAACAGTGGTTAAAAGAGGTGCAGATGTATTCGCCCGGGAACGGTGAATCCGTCGTCAAACTACTCGTGGGCAACAAGTGTGATTTGGAACGTCAAGTGCCGTTTGAAGAGGCGGATGCCTGGGCGCGATCACAGGGTatgctctttttggaagcgtcCGCCAAGACACGACTGGGAATTCGACAAGTG TTTACGGAAGTGGTTAAAAAGATGCTGGAGAATCCTGAAACATTGGCGACAGCGGTGCCGGGGCGGCCCAAGGTGCAAATCAAACCACAACACGCCAGACCCAACAtgatggacgacgaagaatcggGATGCTGTTAA
- a CDS encoding predicted protein — MADHAEEQEMEVEALEAIYDTHFEKVASSKWSLDIYPESGDPSDLDELNHVAVRLLIDLPADYPELSVPSLQVEIIKGLADEHKDELEALAFEAAASLEGTPSIFAVAEILREWLVDNNQKGLDDVSMHAQMMRKKKQGEKAEQKAQETFEAQVALEEITQAEQEELEVRKRREEGTPCNMENFLAWRARFEAEMAAEKENEVEDTDAIKKSNKKKEVDKTGRITGRQHFADQSTNLEALEAAAEQAERDPDEDLDDVDEELFDDDVDLDDLDFNSEDEEDGEVDI, encoded by the exons ATGGCGGACCATGCCGAAGaacaagaaatggaagtgGAGGCTTTGGAAGCCATTTACGACACGCACTTCGAAAAGGTTGCATCGTCAAAATGGAGCCTTGATATCTATCCTGAAAGCGGTGATCCCAGCGATCTAGATGAGCTAAATCACGTGGCGGTACGACTGTTGATTGATCTGCCGGCTGACTATCCAGAGCTCTCAGTGCCGAGTCTTCAGGTTGAAATTATTAAAGGCCTTGCAGACGAGCATAAAGACGAGCTTGAGGCGTTGGCATTTGAGGCAGCGGCGTCGTTGGAAGGAACACCATCCATTTTTGCGGTCGCTGAAATTTTACGCGAGTGGCTCGTCGATAATAACCAAAAAGGCCTGGATGACGTCTCTATGCATGCTCAAATGATGCGCAAAAAGAAACAGGGCGAGAAAGCGGAG CAAAAAGCGCAGGAGACCTTTGAAGCCCAGGTGGCGTTGGAAGAGATTACCCAGGCCGAGCAAGAGGAGTTAGAAGTACGGAAACGCCGAGAAGAAGGAACGCCTTGCAATATGGAAAATTTCTTGGCTTGGAGAGCTAGGTTCGAAGCGGAGATGGCCGCCGAGAAGGAGAACGAAGTAGAAGACACTGATGCAATCAAAAagagcaacaagaaaaaagaggTCGACAAGACTGGTCGAATTACGGGTCGTCAGCACTTTGCGGACCAGTCAACCAATCTCGAAGCGCTCGAGGCGGCGGCGGAACAAGCCGAGCGCGACCCAGACGAGGACCTGGACGATGTTGACGAAGAGTTgttcgacgacgatgttgaTTTAGATGATCTGGACTTTAATtcggaagatgaagaagacgggGAAGTTGATATCTAA
- a CDS encoding predicted protein, producing the protein MRVRIYFVCLLVAGTYAQQKSYSRSLSLSTDTSTPTSSPTIVNGNDTAAPTALPDSNETQSPTLAPGGNTTAAPTPTGSHRNATAHPTSAPSILPPNVTVAPTAVNHNTSAPTIAPTNSTDTPAPTSTPVGTSPPTAAPINAAPVISSSPTAEPTADPEDASHHVSFFRILTKTIAWLILLGLGLLAFGAIMNHRYRIYFFFRGVWLTLRQLRCSQWILQKLRIGDYGSVDAGLNTIIFDNDMTEGLLLQENNG; encoded by the coding sequence ATGCGTGTTCGAATATACTTTGTATGTCTATTGGTGGCAGGAACTTACGCTCAACAGAAGTCTTATTCTCGATCGCTTTCCTTGTCGACAGACACGTCCACTCCCACTTCGTCACCCACCATCGTCAACGGAAACGACACAGCCGCTCCAACAGCGCTTCCTGACTCCAATGAGACACAATCTCCTACTTTAGCGCCAGGAGGGAACACCACCGCCGCACCAACACCTACTGGTTCACACAGAAATGCAACGGCCCATCCCACATCAGCGCCTAGCATACTGCCACCAAACGTGACGGTGGCACCGACAGCAGTCAATCACAATACTTCGGCACCGACCATCGCACCGACCAATTCAACCGATACTCCTGCTCCAACGTCCACCCCTGTCGGAACGAGTCCACCCACAGCGGCACCAATCAACGCGGCACCAGTGATAAGTTCATCCCCTACAGCGGAACCGACTGCGGACCCAGAAGATGCCTCGCATCACGTGTCCTTTTTCCGGATTTTAACCAAGACAATTGCATGGTTGATACTGTTGGGACTTGGATTGCTGGCTTTTGGCGCAATTATGAATCATCGCTACCGCATCTACTTCTTTTTCCGCGGTGTGTGGCTCACACTGCGGCAATTGCGTTGCTCGCAGTGGATCTTGCAAAAGCTGCGTATCGGAGATTATGGATCAGTCGATGCCGGACTCAATACAATCATCTTCGACAATGACATGACTGAGGGCTTACTTTTGCAAGAAAACAATGGATAG
- the hemC gene encoding hydroxymethylbilane synthase (fifth step in heme synthesis; extension at the N terminus contains putative ER signal peptide (Signal P score = 0.989); putatively chloroplast targeted), translating to MAEGDIQPLRIGTRGSPLALAQAYETRKRLIENFPDLEAEGAIEICVLKTQGDMILDKSLMELGGKGLFTKELDTALLSDEVDICVHSMKDVPTWLPDGTVLPCNLPREDTNDAFIYKDDSVKRIEDIPDGSVIGTASLRRQAQLMAKNPTLKCVNFRGNVQTRLRKLDDGVVDATLLAIAGLKRMDMDGCATSILEWDEMLPAVAQGAIGIQCRDDDERSLKYLAALNHPETKACVDCERGFLEALDGNCKTPIAGQARIVDGKIMFRGLIAMPDGSKKFECESEGAIEEAAKIGREAGEGLKKEAGEEFFQRMVETSGQQVLGQITK from the coding sequence ATGGCAGAGGGGGATATTCAACCCCTCCGAATCGGAACCCGCGGATCTCCCTTGGCACTGGCACAGGCTTACGAAACCCGAAAACGgctgatcgagaattttcCGGATCTGGAAGCCGAAGGAGCTATCGAAATTTGTGTTCTCAAGACACAGGGAGACATGATCCTGGACAAGTCTTTGATGGAGCTCGGAGGTAAAGGACTTTTCACCAAAGAGTTAGACACAGCTCTACTTTCTGATGAAGTTGATATCTGTGTGCACTCGATGAAGGACGTACCGACATGGCTTCCCGACGGCACCGTTCTGCCCTGCAACCTTCCTCGCGAGGACACGAACGACGCTTTCATTTACAAAGATGATAGCGTCAAGCGCATTGAAGACATCCCGGACGGATCGGTTATAGGTACTGCCTCGCTTCGCCGACAGGCTCAGCTCATGGCCAAGAACCCCACACTAAAATGTGTCAATTTCCGTGGCAATGTTCAAACTCGTCTACGAAAActtgacgacggcgtcgttGACGCTACGCTTTTGGCCATTGCCGGATTAAAGCGCATGGACATGGATGGTTGCGCAACTTCTATTTTGGAATGGGACGAGATGCTTCCCGCCGTCGCTCAGGGTGCCATTGGTATTCAATGCagggacgacgacgaacgaTCTCTCAAGTATCTCGCTGCTCTTAATCATCCCGAAACCAAGGCTTGTGTGGACTGTGAACGCGGATttttggaagctttggatggAAATTGTAAAACACCGATTGCCGGGCAAGCTCGCATCGTCGATGGCAAGATCATGTTCCGCGGATTAATTGCAATGCCCGACGGTTCTAAGAAGTTTGAGTGCGAGTCTGAAGGTGCCATTGAGGAAGCAGCCAAGATTGGCCGAGAAGCTGGTGAAGGGCTCAAGAAGGAAGCCGGTGAGGAATTCTTCCAGCGTATGGTGGAGACTTCTGGACAGCAGGTTCTTGGACAAATCACAAAGTAG
- a CDS encoding predicted protein, with protein sequence MKYRKLLLLATCCSVPREVISFGPIDPVLSARQRVASSSTTRCMGLKTTIRIVGRKSGSESWLEDACSMYETRLKPANIDVQTEWHKNDQSLTKGVQSDYVRNVPVVMLDPRGKRFTSEQFTDDFYKWMEIGGSRMVFCIGGAEGLPADLRAPLSGHKPILVSLSNLTFTHQFARLVLIEQIYRASEIRKGTGYHK encoded by the coding sequence ATGAAATACCGAAAACTTTTGCTCCTCGCAACGTGCTGTAGCGTTCCTAGGGAAGTCATCTCCTTTGGACCGATTGACCCTGTTCTCTCGGCTCGCCAGCGAGTTGCATCGTCCTCCACGACCCGATGCATGGGCCTCAAGACAACCATCCGTATTGTGGGTCGCAAGTCTGGCAGTGAATCCTGGCTAGAAGATGCCTGTAGCATGTACGAGACACGGCTGAAACCAGCTAATATCGATGTTCAAACCGAATGGCATAAGAATGACCAAAGTTTGACCAAAGGAGTTCAAAGTGACTACGTCCGGAACGTTCCCGTCGTCATGCTCGACCCAAGAGGCAAGCGATTCACAAGCGAACAGTTTACCGACGACTTCTATAAATGGATGGAAATCGGAGGTAGCCGCATGGTGTTTTGCATCGGCGGTGCCGAAGGGCTACCTGCTGACTTGAGGGCACCTTTGTCCGGGCATAAACCGATTCTGGTGAGCCTTTCCAATTTGACCTTTACACACCAATTTGCAAGACTCGTATTGATAGAACAGATTTATCGAGCTTCAGAGATACGAAAAGGGACCGGCTATCACAAATGA
- a CDS encoding predicted protein, translating into MLRSSRIISAFGRQHFMHASIAPLRSMSPLTLVVARAISTGMQTRNFSKKTSRDESIIPGVRSEYGSLGDLPSPSKAAAPWQAEHNIDVQRVTQKAMVYELCQSQTRTIEEVVPWFLENMPTSYFRQVPERFRMDHIKAIAAVKDANMDLYLNLQSHLPDGRQVLTFIRPGTQSGTLVKMVQELPWRQSAADYVPLSRIHVFSTRDDAMSLNMFVYGTKPPGSLVHETGASIIDYAEQVNDGSIVDDRGELKPSPVFERGAMIEYLQNCSENYINIGVNDPRRFLNQRLLFAQVSGSEGTAVQIDPVDTENGGHYWVDMAVANSLPQVALEHLSRLLYVHDFDVTRARLDVIPDGKNGNITMLRMLVSPCNKSPVLPETLDLLALELKRVKWLDPATITLVFEKYPHMSVAIGETITALCSLMHPIMTKYNAVAYSKANIYETLTSERFIPHAEAIADMFLDRFNPHNPLSNADFDNRCDTILKAVDTDVEDTVATELLEKMIDVVKHTLRTNVYLSDRYALALRLDPRIMVPPGGENKELPYGVFFTHGRRFNGFHVRFRDISRGGMRLVTPRSPEQFALESARHYDECYGLAFAQQLKNKDIPEGGSKAVCLINTNGMSDSGKNFVMRKSVKAFTDSILDLIVETDETRKNIVDLFGKKEVLYLGPDEQVIPDDINWVIKRAGMRGYQTPAAFMSSKPRAGINHKVYGVTSEGVNVYLDVALRHTLGINPKDAPFTVKITGGPDGDVAGNEMKIMMREYGDNARIVGIADAFGCAEDPRGLDHGELERLVTGTMSIVHFDASKLSADGVLHTCDTEAGTKARNTMHNRLVTDAFVPCGGRPGTIDSTNYKQFLQTDGSPSSKLIVEGANLFITTEARQALFDEAGVVIVKDSSANKGGVITSSYEICAAMLCTEEEFFDNKTQIVSEVLDKLRGLAKLEAELLFREFENFGGSLPEVSQIISNSINAATDALSVALDTLSEEERESLLPLFRAHLPKTLADLSFEHVHDRVPEQYIKNAISSCLASKIVYKEGTRFISSQKPDKLAAIALKYIHKEKEVADLMESLSSSEFPENEKKKILYLLERGGARTALEAL; encoded by the exons ATGCTCCGATCGTCACGCATCATATCGGCATTTGGCCGTCAACATTTTATGCACGCATCAATCGCTCCGTTGCGGTCGATGTCACCGTTGACTCTGGTGGTCGCCCGGGCCATCTCCACTGGAATGCAAACACGCAATTTCAGCAAGAAGACTTCACGGGATGAAAGTATTATTCCGGGAGTCCGTTCCGAATACGGATCCCTCGGAGATCTACCGTCTCCCTCCAAAGCTGCCGCGCCTTGGCAAGCCGAACACAACATCGACGTTCAACGTGTCACTCAAAAAGCTATGGTATATGAGCTGTGCCAGTCGCAAACTCGAACAATCGAAGAAGTGGTTCCGTGGTTTTTGGAGAACATGCCGACTTCGTATTTTCGGCAAGTTCCCGAACGCTTTCGGATGGATCACATCAAAGCAATTGCGGCCGTCAAAGATGCGAATATGGACTTGTACTTGAACTTGCAGTCGCATTTACCGGATGGTCGTCAGGTCTTGACTTTTATTCGCCCCGGCACACAATCGGGTACTCTTGTCAAAATGGTGCAGGAGCTCCCCTGGCGACAGAGCGCGGCCGACTATGTTCCGCTCTCACGCATTCATGTGTTTTCCACAAGGGACGACGCTATGAGTCTCAACATGTTTGTCTACGGTACAAAGCCTCCGGGATCGTTGGTCCATGAGACGGGCGCATCAATCATTGACTATGCTGAGCAAGTCAACGATGGCAGTATTGTCGATGATAGGGGCGAGTTGAAGCCATCACCAGTCTTTGAACGCGGAGCCATGATTGAATACCTGCAAAACTGCAGTGAGAACTACATCAATATTGGTGTAAATGATCCCCGGCGCTTCCTCAATCAGAGATTGTTATTTGCGCAAGTTTCTGGATCGGAAGGTACAGCGGTCCAGATTGATCCCGTCGATACGGAGAACGGAGGGCACTACTGGGTTGACATGGCGGTGGCCAATTCATTACCGCAAGTAGCCTTGGAACACTTGTCACGATTGCTGTATGTCCACGATTTTGACGTGACACGAGCGAGGCTCGATGTGATTCCTGATGGCAAGAACGGAAATATTACCATGTTGCGAATGCTAGTTTCGCCATGCAATAAATCGCCAGTACTACCAGAAACGTTGGATCTCCTTGCCTTGGAACTCAAGCGCGTCAAGTGGTTGGATCCGGCTACTATAACTCTGGTCTTTGAGAAATATCCACACATGAGTGTCGCCATCGGCGAAACTATTACAGCGCTTTGCTCGTTGATGCATCCCATCATGACCAAGTACAATGCAGTCGCCTACAGCAAGGCCAATATTTACGAAACCTTGACTAGCGAGCGTTTCATTCCGCACGCCGAAGCGATTGCAGATATGTTTCTTGATCGCTTCAACCCCCATAATCCTCTATCGAACGCAGACTTTGACAACCGCTGCGACACAATTCTGAAAGCGGTTGATACCGATGTGGAAGACACAGTCGCCACGGAATTGCTGGAAAAAATGATCGACGTTGTGAAGCACACGCTGCGCACAAATGTTTACCTGTCCGACCGTTATGCGCTGGCCCTGCGATTAGATCCCCGCATCATGGTACCGCCAGGTGGCGAAAATAAGGAGCTTCCCTATGGTGTCTTTTTTACGCATGGTCGTCGCTTCAACGGGTTCCATGTTCGCTTCCGCGATATTTCTCGCGGCGGCATGCGTTTGGTGACTCCTCGTAGCCCAGAGCAGTTTGCCTTGGAATCGGCTCGCCACTACGATGAATGTTACGGCCTAGCCTT TGCTCAACAGCTCAAGAACAAAGACATTCCCGAAGGTGGGTCCAAGGCTGTATGCTTGATCAACACTAACGGAATGTCAGATTCCGGGAAAAACTTTGTCATGCGGAAAAGTGTAAAGGCTTTTACCGACTCGATTCTTGATCTCATTGTGGAGACGGATGAAACGAGAAAGAACATTGTGGACTTGTTTGGTAAAAAGGAAGTGCTCTATCTCGGGCCAGACGAGCAAGTAATTCCGGACGACATTAACTGGGTTATTAAACGAGCTGGCATGAGAGGATATCAGACGCCGGCAGCTTTCATGAGTAGCAAACCTCGCGCGGGGATCAATCACAAGGTATATGGAGTAACAAGCGAAGGCGTCAACGTTTATCTAGATGTTGCTTTGCGTCACACGCTTGGAATCAACCCGAAAGATGCCCCATTCACGGTGAAGATTACGGGTGGACCCGATGGCGATGTCGCCGGCAACGAAATGAAAATCATGATGCGCGAATACGGAGACAATGCCAGGATTGTCGGGATTGCGGACGCCTTTGGCTGCGCGGAGGATCCCAGGGGCTTAGACCATGGCGAGCTAGAGCGGCTCGTTACTGGAACCATGAGTATTGTCCACTTTGATGCTTCGAAGTTGAGTGCTGACGGAGTTCTCCATACCTGCGACACAGAAGCTGGTACGAAAGCGCGAAACACCATGCACAATCGCCTCGTGACGGATGCATTTGTCCCTTGCGGAGGCCGGCCTGGTACAATTGACAGCACCAACTACAAGCAGTTCCTCCAGACTGATGGCTCACCCTCGAGCAAGCTTATTGTTGAAGGTGCCAATCTATTTATTACTACTGAAGCACGTCAAGCTCTTTTTGACGAGGCAGGTGTAGTGATCGTGAAGGACTCATCGGCAAATAAAGGTGGTGTCATAACGTCTTCCTACGAAATCTGCGCTGCAATGCTCTGCACGGAAGAGGAATTCTTCGACAATAAGACTCAGATTGTGAGCGAAGTCCTGGATAAATTGC GGGGTCTTGCTAAGCTCGAAGCCGAGCTTTTATTCCGAGAATTCGAGAACTTCGGTGGTTCTCTACCAGAAGTGAGTCAAATTATAAGCAATTCAATCAATGCCGCGACAGATGCTCTGTCGGTAGCTTTAGACACATTGTCGGAAGAGGAGCGCGAGTCTCTCCTGCCCCTGTTCCGTGCTCATCTTCCCAAGACGTTGGCCGACCTTTCCTTTGAGCACGTCCACGATCGTGTCCCTGAGCAATACATCAAGAATGCAATTAGTTCTTGCCTTGCATCAAAGATTGTTTACAAGGAAGGAACCAGGTTCATCTCCTCGCAAAAGCCCGACAAGCTTGCGGCTATAGCTCTCAAGTATATtcacaaggaaaaggaggtGGCTGATTTGATGGAATCTCTATCGAGCAGTGAGTTTCCGGAgaatgaaaagaagaaaattcTGTATTTATTAGAGCGCGGAGGCGCGCGCACAGCGCTTGAAGCCCTTTAG
- a CDS encoding predicted protein — protein MPKLVGKSTRVVEHDGLTIDELAGNVASKEDTLSVARVFVANPTSEPWLTLDYDEWLCVLKGKVELHSETNGQTSVLTVLAGETVFVSKGERFRPVFPVGDTEYIPVCIPAFKPERCIREEDGCSDVAANLRMLHGTVSSESSAPADMSTDHVDQLYHMCQKSLWDEAFASGKAYFPPTFEADGYFTHATSVPSRLIQTANHFYTATIGDWICLELSNEALKNVGITTRYEEPKPVGELDTGKDWTDWRCPHIFGGIPTQLSGFVCKTYPMKRNEQGKFLSIDGLVDEE, from the coding sequence ATGCCGAAACTAGTGGGGAAATCAACACGAGTCGTCGAACACGATGGTCTCACCATTGACGAGCTAGCTGGGAATGTGGCGAGCAAGGAAGACACTCTCTCCGTGGCTAGAGTTTTTGTCGCTAATCCCACGAGCGAACCTTGGTTGACCTTAGACTATGATGAGTGGCTGTGTGttttgaaaggaaaggtAGAGCTACATTCGGAAACAAATGGCCAAACATCAGTCTTAACTGTACTAGCAGGCGAAACAGTCTTCGTTTCGAAAGGGGAGCGCTTCCGTCCCGTCTTTCCCGTTGGGGATACGGAATACATTCCTGTGTGCATTCCAGCCTTTAAACCAGAACGATGCATCCGTGAGGAAGACGGCTGTTCGGATGTGGCCGCCAATCTGAGAATGTTGCATGGAACTGTCTCTAGCGAATCTTCAGCTCCCGCCGACATGTCCACCGACCACGTTGACCAGCTCTACCACATGTGTCAAAAGTCTCTGTGGGATGAAGCTTTTGCGAGTGGGAAAGCCTACTTCCCTCCTACTTTTGAAGCGGATGGGTATTTTACCCACGCCACGTCGGTTCCTTCTCGCTTGATCCAAACAGCGAATCATTTTTATACAGCCACCATTGGCGACTGGATTTGCCTAGAGTTGAGTAATGAGGCACTTAAGAATGTAGGCATTACGACGCGGTACGAAGAACCCAAGCCGGTGGGAGAGCTTGATACCGGTAAGGATTGGACGGACTGGCGGTGTCCACACATTTTTGGAGGAATTCCTACGCAGTTGTCGGGCTTTGTATGCAAAACGTATCCTATGAAACGAAATGAACAGGGAAAGTTTTTGTCTATTGATGGTTTGGTAGACGAAGAGTAA